A genomic window from Salvelinus namaycush isolate Seneca chromosome 5, SaNama_1.0, whole genome shotgun sequence includes:
- the LOC120047792 gene encoding transcription factor E2F3-like has protein sequence MRRGISSAPDKVIIAGVGGSLDKNAVLTALSDRLTPHFTTATYIQIITPPPCITQTSNVCLSEPPAGSIYSTPNGATNGTGQRPTLGRPPAKRRLALDESDHQYPIEGARTPRGKAGGASGPGLKSPKTPKSPAEKTRYDTSLGLLTKKFVELLGQSSDGVIDLNQAAEVLKVQKRRLYDITNVLEGVHLIKKKSKNNIQWMGCNLSEDGGTLTSSQSLSSELSDLGQEERRLDELIQSCTLDVQQMTEASHSHKFAYVTYQDIRHLRHLKDQTVIVVKAPSETKLEVPDPQEGLSVLLTSTKGPIEVFLCPEENTSSPVKNGGPDVQGNSSPFLKVSAESATGGNDYVAPAPSAVMVTNLSPITSPFTSLLLQTEDQIPSSLSGLLEGHGAGPFVNLSPPLLNEDYMLSLEDDEGISDLFDTYDFDKLPLEELMCPSM, from the exons ATGAGAAGAGGGATCTCATCAGCCCCGGATAAAGTAATAATAGCAGGGGTTGGAGGCTCCTTGGATAAAAATGCGGTATTGACAGCATTGTCCGATCGGTTAACCCCTCATTTTACAACTGCCACTTATATTCAAATTATAACTCCACCGCCTTGCATTACACAGACTTCAAATGTCTGTTTGTCCGAACCTCCAGCTGGCAGTATATATTCCACTCCAAACGGAGCAACAAACGGAACCGGACAACGACCTACATTAGGACGTCCACCG GCCAAGCGCAGGTTGGCGTTGGATGAGTCGGACCACCAGTACCCCATCGAAGGAGCCAGGACCCCCAGGGGAAAGGCTGGAGGAGCCTCCGGGCCAGGGCTCAAGAGCCCCAAAA CTCCAAAGTCACCGGCAGAGAAGACGCGTTACGACACGTCGCTGGGCCTGCTAACGAAGAAGTTTGTTGAGCTGCTGGGCCAGTCGTCTGACGGCGTCATCGACCTCAATCAGGCTGCAGAGGTTCTCAAGGTGCAGAAGAGACGCCTCTATGACATCACCAACGTGCTGGAGGGGGTGCACCTGATCAAGAAGAAGTCCAAGAATAACATACAGTGGAT gGGCTGTAACCTGTCGGAGGATGGGGGTACGTTGACCAGCAGCCAGAGTCTGAGCAGTGAGCTGTCTGACCTgggtcaggaggagaggagactggacgaGCTGATCCAGAGCTGTACCCTGGACGTCCAACAGATGACAGAGGCCTCGCACAGCCACAA GTTTGCCTATGTGACATACCAAGACATCCGTCATCTGCGTCACCTGAAGGACCAGACGGTCATCGTGGTGAAAGCTCCCTCTGAGACCAAGTTGGAGGTGCCAGACCCACAGGAG GGCCTGTCTGTCCTCCTCACCAGCACCAAGGGGCCTATCGAGGTGTTCCTCTGTCCGGAGGAGAACACCAGTAGTCCTGTGAAGAACGGCGGCCCGGATGTCCAAGGAAACTCCTCCCCTTTCCTCAAAGTGTCAGCAG AGAGTGCAACAGGCGGCAACGACTACGTCGCTCCAGCTCCGTCTGCGGTGATGGTGACCAACCTGTCCCCCATCACCTCCCCTTTCACCAGCCTGCTGCTGCAAACGGAGGACCAGATCCCCTCCTCCCTGTCTGGGCTCCTGGAGGGCCACGGGGCCGGGCCCTTCGTCaacctgtcccctcctctcctcaacGAGGACTACATGCTGAGCTTAGAGGATGACGAGGGAATCAGCGATCTGTTCGACACATACGACTTTGACAAGCTTCCCCTGGAAGAACTCATGTGTCCCTCTATGTAA
- the LOC120047349 gene encoding lysophospholipid acyltransferase 1-like — protein KFKNIDISFKTTGSKWLLPVSDFCGFPLDQVNFLACQVFALGAAFWFRLYLSPQFSSPVVRHAVATLFGLSFVIFCFGWYAVHISVLVMVCYRILVTADIHNIHRYTMIMAVSYLAVCQVSRVFIYNYGILSTDFSGPLMIITQKTTMLAFQMHDGMCKKREDLTSAQRLHAVDSKPSLIEYLSYNLNFLSILVGPCSHYKDYIDFIEGRHVQRRLRRLSASNTGQNGYDKVPEPSPMAAVTRKLLICAVCMVLFLTLTKAFPVTYNVDSHFVNEAPFLTRLTYAFLSIQAARPKFYFAWTLADAINNAAGYGFKGVDEAGQVSWDLISNISIWGIETATSFKKFIDHWNIQTVVWLKTVCYDRAPRYPTALTFILSALWHGVYPGYYFTFITAIPITLAARAVRKNVRQYFLSSYPVKLVYDVVTWAATQLCICYTVMPFLLLAVEPTMQYYRSMYFHIHIISILTVIVLSQSHKPGGSSSSNNGTKPGPYDPHPQAQPQLQPSNNNVKRK, from the exons AAATTCAAAAATATTGATAT TTCGTTTAAAACTACCGGTTCCAAATGGTTGCTTCCAGTCAGCGATTTTTGTGGATTTCCTTTGGATCAG GTGAACTTCTTGGCATGTCAGGTGTTTGCCCTTGGTGCAGCCTTCTGGTTCCGTCTTTACCTCAGCCCTCAGTTTTCCAGCCCCGTGGTCCGCCATGCCGTCGCCACACTCTTTGGCCTCTCCTTTGTCATATTCTGTTTTGGCTG GTATGCAGTCCATATCTCCGTCTTGGTGATGGTTTGCTACAGGATTCTGGTCACAGCTGACATCCACAACattcacag GTATACTATGATCATGGCCGTCAGCTACCTCGCGGTGTGTCAGGTGAGCAGAGTCTTCATCTATAACTATGGGATCCTCTCAACAGACTTCTCTGG GCCGTTGATGATAATTACCCAGAAAACCACTATGTTAGCTTTCCAAATGCATGATG GTATGTGTAAAAAGCGGGAGGACCTCACGTCTGCTCAGAGGCTCCATGCTGTAGA CTCCAAGCCGTCTCTGATAGAATACCTGAGCTACAACCTGAACTTCCTCAGTATCCTGGTGGGACCCTGCAGTCACTATAAAGACTACATAGACTTTATAGAGGGGAGACACGttcagaggaggctgaggaggctGTCAGCGTCCAACACTGGACAGAATGGATATGATAaagtcccagagccctcacctatg GCTGCTGTCACACGTAAACTGCTGATCTGTGCTGTGTGCATGGTTTTGTTCCTGACCCTCACCAAAGCGTTCCCCGTCACATATAACGTTGACAGCCATTTCGTCAACGAGGCACCTTTCCTAACCAGACTGACGTATGCCTTCTTGTCTATACAAGCTGCTAGACCCAAGTTCTACTTCGCATGGACTTTAG CTGATGCCATCAACAACGCAGCAGGTTATGGTTTTAAAGGTGTGGATGAAGCTGGACAGGTATCCTGGGACCTCATCTCCAACATCAGCATCTGGGGGATTGAG ACAGCAACTAGTTTCAAGAAGTTCATAGATCACTGGAATATTCAGACTGTTGTGTGGCTCAAAAC tgtGTGTTACGACCGTGCTCCCCGTTACCCCACAGCCCTGACCTTCATCCTGTCAGCTCTATGGCATGGAGTTTACCCCGGATACTACTTCACCTTTATTACTGCTATACCCATCACACTGGCAGCGAGAGCT GTCCGTAAGAACGTCCGTCAGTATTTCCTGTCCTCTTATCCTGTGAAGCTTGTCTATGACGTAGTGACCTGGGCCGCTACTCAGCTGTGTATCTGCTACACCGTCATGCCCTTCCTACTGCTGGCAGTAGAACCTACCATGCAGTATTACAG GTCAATGTACTTCCACATTCACATCATCAGTATTCTGACTGTGATTGTACTGAGCCAGAGCCACAAACCAGGAGGCAGCAGTAGCAGCAACAACGGCACCAAGCCTGGACCGTACGATCCTCATCcccaggcccagcctcagctcCAGCCCTCCAACAACAACGTGAAAAGAAAGTGa